In Rheinheimera sp. MM224, one DNA window encodes the following:
- a CDS encoding thymidine kinase, producing MAQLYFYYSAMNAGKSTSLLQSAYNYQERGMTVALFTAAIDDRFGVGKISSRIGLSMDAQIFDANFDFIEACKTLKQQGALDCVLIDEAQFLSKAQVKQLTYVVDDLNVPVLAFGLRTDFLGETFAGSQALLAWADKLVELKTVCHCGRKANFVVRLDENGHAATTGSQVQIGGNNQYISMCRVHFKALVWRD from the coding sequence ATGGCGCAATTGTATTTTTATTATTCAGCGATGAACGCAGGCAAATCGACCTCTTTACTGCAAAGTGCTTACAACTATCAGGAAAGAGGCATGACAGTGGCGCTTTTTACCGCTGCTATCGATGACAGATTTGGTGTAGGTAAAATCAGTTCACGCATTGGCTTGTCGATGGATGCGCAGATTTTTGACGCCAACTTTGACTTTATCGAAGCCTGCAAAACGCTGAAACAGCAAGGTGCTTTGGACTGTGTGCTGATTGATGAAGCACAGTTTTTATCCAAAGCTCAGGTCAAACAGCTGACTTATGTAGTAGACGATCTGAATGTGCCTGTATTGGCTTTTGGCCTTAGAACCGACTTTTTAGGTGAAACCTTTGCTGGTAGCCAGGCTCTGCTGGCATGGGCAGATAAGTTAGTGGAATTAAAGACGGTCTGTCATTGTGGCCGTAAAGCCAACTTTGTGGTGCGACTGGACGAAAACGGCCATGCAGCCACCACTGGCAGTCAGGTGCAGATAGGCGGTAATAATCAATATATCTCCATGTGCCGCGTCCACTTTAAAGCGCTGGTCTGGAGGGACTAA